In Alkalihalobacterium alkalinitrilicum, a genomic segment contains:
- the aroB gene encoding 3-dehydroquinate synthase, protein MEQLHINTSSKQYSVWIGEGIRFKWNEYLPNSLQQKSSSVLIITDDHVAPLYLQDVKKHVVDQLSEVYEYVVPAGEQSKSFQQYYEIQTYALEIGLDRNSLIIALGGGVIGDLAGFVAATYMRGIPFIQIPTTLLAHDSSVGGKVGINHSLGKNMIGAFHQPEAVLYDPEALQSLPLHEWRSGFAEAIKHSLIWDASLFQWFKDNIVDFTNIKGSLAEQLLLRSIRVKAAVVSEDEKETGIRAILNFGHTLGHAIETGLGYGKITHGEAVAIGMIFAMRVSERYYNIPLPVDEIKNWLTKLGFKTDIPSQLDVSQLLHTMKKDKKAHKGIIRMVLMKELGRVEVVSVDEEPIKELLLKEIKGE, encoded by the coding sequence ATGGAACAATTACACATTAATACATCCTCTAAACAATATTCTGTATGGATTGGTGAAGGTATTCGTTTCAAATGGAATGAATATCTGCCTAATTCATTACAGCAAAAATCATCTTCGGTTTTGATTATAACGGATGACCATGTGGCTCCGTTATATTTACAAGATGTAAAAAAACATGTAGTAGATCAGCTGTCTGAAGTTTATGAATATGTAGTACCAGCTGGTGAACAGTCGAAATCATTTCAACAGTACTATGAGATACAAACATATGCCTTAGAAATAGGTTTAGACCGTAATTCTCTCATCATCGCACTGGGCGGTGGGGTTATTGGAGATCTTGCGGGTTTTGTGGCTGCAACCTATATGCGTGGGATCCCATTTATTCAAATACCGACCACTTTACTAGCTCATGATAGTAGTGTTGGTGGAAAAGTGGGAATCAATCATTCCCTGGGTAAAAATATGATTGGGGCTTTTCATCAACCTGAAGCTGTATTATATGACCCAGAAGCACTTCAAAGTCTACCGTTGCATGAATGGAGATCAGGTTTTGCCGAGGCGATTAAACATTCGTTAATTTGGGATGCCTCTCTTTTTCAATGGTTCAAAGATAATATCGTTGATTTCACTAACATAAAAGGAAGCTTAGCTGAACAACTTCTCTTACGTTCTATTCGTGTGAAGGCGGCTGTCGTTAGTGAAGACGAAAAGGAAACTGGGATTCGTGCCATACTCAATTTCGGCCATACGTTGGGCCATGCGATTGAAACAGGATTAGGTTATGGAAAAATTACTCATGGTGAAGCAGTAGCCATTGGAATGATTTTTGCAATGAGGGTGAGTGAACGCTACTATAATATTCCGTTGCCAGTAGATGAAATCAAAAACTGGCTAACGAAATTAGGGTTTAAAACAGATATTCCGAGTCAATTAGATGTAAGTCAACTTTTACATACAATGAAAAAAGATAAAAAAGCCCATAAAGGTATCATTCGAATGGTGCTAATGAAAGAACTTGGGAGAGTAGAGGTTGTAAGTGTTGATGAAGAGCCGATCAAAGAGCTGCTCTTAAAGGAAATAAAGGGGGAGTAG
- the trpE gene encoding anthranilate synthase component I translates to MLNTSLASYLEDAKKFRTVPIIGHLFADTLTPIQIFRQLEKDAVYLLESKDEQSPWSRFSFIGLYPKLFLSNKGNNFLIKEQETTIHTASSFQDAFDYATKYVDVKPIKLPVPFHSGMVGHVSYDAVEQFERVLAREDDKKETVHFMFCELVIAYDHHKKEMYLISLPRSGSSDAENKDIFNETAKTLKRVVNQMMESSKDKRFLPPPTYKVDVTFENVQSNYTKTKFISDVERIKEYIRAGDVFQAVLSQRFEVDINVSGLDIYRVLSMVNPSPYLFYIKIGDTEIIGSSPERLVQIQDGHMEIHPIAGTRPRGKTQVEDHALAQDLLADEKERAEHYMLVDLARNDIGRVAKYGSVETPVLLEVGNFSHVMHIISKVTGRLQEGTHPLEAFSSSFPAGTVSGAPKIRAMEILKEIEPTERGIYAGAIGYFGFDGNIDSCIAIRTLVIKNKKAYVQAGAGIVADSIPENEYEETKNKAKALLHAVQLAETMVKQNAEEAIGNV, encoded by the coding sequence ATGTTAAATACCTCATTAGCATCTTACCTAGAAGATGCAAAAAAATTCAGAACAGTACCCATCATTGGTCACTTATTTGCCGATACGTTAACCCCCATTCAAATATTTCGTCAATTAGAAAAAGATGCTGTTTATTTACTTGAAAGTAAAGATGAACAGTCACCATGGTCTAGATTTTCTTTTATTGGCTTATATCCAAAGTTATTTTTAAGTAATAAAGGAAACAACTTCCTTATCAAAGAACAAGAAACAACCATTCATACAGCATCATCTTTTCAAGATGCATTTGATTACGCTACGAAATATGTAGATGTTAAACCAATAAAACTACCCGTTCCGTTTCATAGTGGGATGGTCGGTCATGTATCCTATGACGCCGTCGAACAATTTGAACGAGTCCTTGCGAGAGAAGATGACAAAAAGGAAACAGTTCATTTTATGTTTTGTGAACTTGTAATTGCCTATGATCATCACAAAAAAGAAATGTACTTAATTTCCCTTCCTAGATCTGGTAGTAGTGATGCGGAAAATAAAGACATCTTTAATGAAACAGCAAAAACTCTGAAAAGGGTAGTCAATCAAATGATGGAAAGTTCAAAAGATAAACGATTTTTACCACCGCCAACATATAAAGTTGACGTAACGTTTGAAAATGTTCAATCTAACTACACAAAAACAAAATTTATTTCTGATGTTGAACGAATTAAAGAATATATTCGTGCAGGTGACGTCTTTCAAGCTGTACTATCTCAACGGTTTGAAGTAGATATCAACGTTTCTGGTTTGGATATTTATCGAGTGTTAAGTATGGTAAATCCGTCTCCTTATTTATTTTATATAAAAATCGGTGATACCGAAATTATCGGTAGTTCACCTGAACGGCTCGTTCAAATTCAAGATGGACATATGGAAATTCATCCGATTGCTGGAACAAGACCGCGTGGAAAAACACAAGTAGAAGATCATGCTTTAGCCCAAGACTTATTGGCAGATGAAAAAGAACGCGCCGAACATTATATGCTTGTTGATCTTGCAAGAAATGATATCGGTCGAGTGGCTAAATACGGTTCGGTTGAAACTCCTGTATTATTAGAAGTTGGTAATTTCTCGCACGTCATGCATATTATCTCGAAAGTAACGGGACGCCTCCAAGAAGGTACGCATCCTTTAGAAGCCTTTTCTTCTTCGTTTCCTGCAGGGACGGTTTCAGGGGCGCCAAAGATTAGAGCAATGGAAATTTTAAAAGAAATCGAACCGACGGAACGAGGCATTTATGCTGGAGCAATAGGTTACTTCGGATTTGATGGAAACATTGACTCGTGCATTGCTATTCGTACGTTGGTGATAAAAAATAAAAAAGCTTATGTGCAAGCTGGCGCTGGGATTGTAGCTGACTCGATACCGGAAAATGAATATGAAGAAACGAAGAATAAAGCGAAAGCACTTTTACATGCTGTTCAATTAGCAGAAACGATGGTTAAGCAAAATGCGGAGGAGGCAATTGGCAATGTTTAA
- a CDS encoding CheR family methyltransferase, with product MKSDYEQFVDNIKRKTGIDLNLYKEAQMKRRLTSLREKKGFSDFTSFFEDMLKNEELFDTFLDRMTINVSEFYRNPKRWEVLEQKILPRLLKQNPRPKVWSAACSTGEEPYTLSIILSQLMPTTQVSILATDIDRAILERAKVGFYTERSVKEVPKEVLQSAFKKDTVGYTIKDEIKKTIKFKQGNLLADRFDSNFDLIVCRNVMIYFTEEAKHELYQKFSAALKPGGVLFVGSTEQIFNPHIYGFETEDTFFYRKK from the coding sequence ATGAAAAGTGATTATGAACAGTTTGTAGATAATATAAAAAGAAAAACTGGAATTGACTTAAATTTATACAAAGAGGCACAAATGAAGCGAAGATTAACATCTCTTCGTGAAAAAAAGGGATTTAGTGATTTTACTAGCTTTTTTGAGGACATGCTAAAAAATGAAGAATTATTTGATACCTTTTTAGATCGGATGACCATCAACGTATCCGAATTCTACCGAAACCCAAAACGGTGGGAAGTGCTAGAACAGAAAATTCTACCTCGACTATTAAAGCAAAATCCGCGCCCAAAAGTATGGAGTGCAGCTTGTTCCACAGGAGAAGAGCCTTATACACTTTCCATTATCCTCAGTCAACTTATGCCAACTACTCAAGTCTCAATTTTAGCGACAGATATTGATCGAGCGATCTTAGAAAGAGCAAAAGTTGGGTTTTATACCGAGCGTTCAGTAAAAGAAGTTCCAAAAGAGGTGTTACAGTCCGCTTTTAAAAAAGATACTGTCGGGTATACGATAAAAGATGAAATTAAAAAGACGATTAAATTTAAGCAAGGAAACCTTTTAGCCGATCGTTTTGATTCTAATTTTGATTTAATTGTTTGCCGAAATGTCATGATCTATTTTACAGAAGAGGCAAAACATGAACTTTATCAAAAGTTTAGTGCTGCTTTAAAACCTGGTGGTGTCTTATTTGTTGGTAGCACAGAACAAATTTTTAACCCACATATTTATGGTTTTGAAACGGAGGATACGTTCTTTTACCGTAAGAAATGA
- a CDS encoding menaquinone biosynthesis protein has translation MTIIIGEIAYTNILPTFYYLDRKKLNELDCRFVPQIPAELNRGMANGAVDVGGISSFAYGENFDRYTLLPNLSVSAYSQVGSLFLFSKKPIEELNEKSIALTSSSATTVHLLKIILGKFYEFDVQYEVMKPNFEEMLINHDACLLIGDDAIRTVWNKSNQIYMYDIGQLWYEHTGLPMTYAVFAVRNEVLESESEKLSMLYQQFINSKTKSFEDRFQPMITSIKSDIGGTQAFWEQYFQGLSYDLDEQMLKGLNFYYQLAYELGYLKRKVQSISLWSAYDHCHSM, from the coding sequence GTGACGATTATTATTGGGGAAATTGCCTATACGAATATTTTACCTACCTTTTATTATCTAGATCGAAAAAAATTAAATGAACTAGATTGTCGTTTCGTTCCGCAAATTCCTGCTGAGTTGAATCGTGGAATGGCGAATGGAGCAGTAGATGTAGGTGGAATTTCTTCGTTTGCATATGGAGAAAATTTTGATCGCTATACACTGTTACCTAATCTTTCGGTATCTGCTTACTCTCAAGTCGGTTCACTCTTTTTATTTTCAAAAAAGCCAATTGAAGAGCTGAACGAAAAGTCAATAGCATTAACTTCTAGCTCAGCGACAACGGTCCATTTGTTAAAAATTATTTTGGGAAAGTTTTATGAGTTTGATGTGCAATATGAAGTAATGAAACCCAATTTTGAAGAGATGCTAATAAATCATGATGCATGTCTACTTATCGGTGATGATGCAATTAGGACAGTGTGGAATAAGTCAAATCAGATCTATATGTATGATATCGGGCAGCTTTGGTATGAACATACAGGCTTACCAATGACTTACGCCGTGTTCGCTGTAAGAAATGAGGTTCTGGAGTCTGAATCTGAAAAGTTAAGTATGTTATATCAACAATTTATTAATAGTAAAACGAAAAGTTTTGAAGATCGTTTCCAACCAATGATTACTAGTATCAAAAGCGACATTGGTGGAACTCAAGCTTTCTGGGAACAATACTTCCAAGGTTTATCTTATGACTTAGATGAGCAAATGTTAAAAGGGTTAAATTTTTATTATCAATTAGCTTATGAATTAGGTTATTTGAAGAGAAAAGTACAATCAATTTCATTATGGAGTGCTTATGACCATTGTCATTCCATGTAG
- the trpC gene encoding indole-3-glycerol phosphate synthase TrpC has product MLKKIIETKIEELDQITLPPAISVERQSLFKHLSKPNRKIGLIAEVKKASPSKGIIKENFQPVEIGKAYETAGADAISVLTDRTYFQGHRSYLTAIKEEVKIPILRKDFIISPIQIEESVRIGADAILLIAGIFETQKLQELYTIAYDKGLECLVEVHSNEELEEVLSVFTPKILGVNNRNLKTFETSLEQTELLSSIIPKDSLFISESGIHSSDDVDRVYRAGANGILVGESLMRANTPAEGIDALFGGEKVANKA; this is encoded by the coding sequence ATGCTTAAAAAAATAATTGAAACAAAAATAGAAGAGTTAGATCAAATAACATTGCCGCCTGCGATCTCGGTAGAACGACAATCGCTATTTAAGCATCTTTCTAAACCCAATCGAAAAATAGGTTTAATTGCGGAAGTAAAAAAAGCCTCACCTTCAAAAGGGATAATTAAAGAAAACTTTCAACCAGTTGAAATTGGAAAGGCGTATGAAACTGCAGGAGCTGATGCAATTTCAGTTTTAACTGATCGAACATATTTTCAGGGGCATCGAAGCTATTTAACGGCGATAAAAGAAGAAGTGAAAATTCCGATTTTACGAAAAGATTTTATAATAAGTCCAATACAAATTGAAGAAAGTGTTCGAATTGGTGCCGATGCAATTCTTTTAATTGCAGGGATTTTTGAGACACAAAAATTGCAAGAGTTATATACTATTGCTTATGATAAAGGGCTAGAGTGCCTTGTAGAAGTTCACTCTAACGAAGAATTAGAAGAAGTTCTTTCAGTCTTTACTCCGAAAATACTCGGTGTCAACAATCGGAACTTAAAGACATTTGAGACTTCACTAGAACAAACAGAATTACTAAGTTCAATCATACCAAAAGACAGTTTATTCATAAGTGAAAGTGGTATCCATAGCTCAGATGATGTGGACCGTGTCTATAGAGCGGGTGCGAACGGTATTTTAGTTGGTGAGTCTTTAATGAGGGCGAATACTCCAGCCGAAGGAATAGATGCTTTATTTGGAGGAGAGAAGGTTGCAAACAAAGCTTAA
- a CDS encoding phosphoribosylanthranilate isomerase: MQTKLKYCGNHSLQDVGIVSSSKADYIGFVFAESKRKVSTESVSNWLKHVKHKRGKKIVALFVNATIMEIEEIILSVPIDIIQCHGSETPDHVRQLHRRVEKPIWKVIHHKENAWNEMKDYAPFVEAFIIDSKVKGQWGGTGVTFDWSHIPKYIEQGKILAKPVFIAGGINPSNIEQLLKYQPEGIDISSGIEVNGLKDKAMINQIEERIKQNDRKISR, from the coding sequence TTGCAAACAAAGCTTAAATATTGCGGAAACCATTCATTGCAAGATGTTGGAATTGTCTCTAGTTCGAAAGCCGACTATATCGGTTTCGTGTTTGCGGAAAGTAAGCGAAAAGTTAGTACGGAAAGCGTTAGCAACTGGTTAAAGCATGTGAAACATAAACGAGGAAAAAAAATCGTTGCGTTGTTTGTCAATGCAACGATCATGGAAATAGAGGAAATTATATTATCGGTTCCGATCGATATCATCCAATGTCATGGATCGGAGACTCCTGATCATGTTCGACAATTACATCGAAGGGTCGAAAAACCCATATGGAAAGTCATTCATCATAAAGAAAATGCATGGAATGAAATGAAAGACTATGCACCTTTTGTTGAAGCTTTTATAATTGATAGTAAAGTAAAAGGTCAATGGGGGGGGACAGGAGTAACCTTTGATTGGAGTCATATACCTAAGTATATCGAACAAGGGAAAATTCTAGCAAAGCCAGTTTTTATTGCTGGAGGCATTAACCCTAGTAATATTGAACAGCTATTAAAGTATCAACCAGAAGGTATTGATATTTCCAGTGGGATCGAAGTGAACGGACTAAAAGATAAAGCAATGATCAACCAGATCGAAGAAAGGATTAAACAAAATGATCGCAAAATATCCAGATGA
- the ndk gene encoding nucleoside-diphosphate kinase, protein MERTFLMVKPDGVQRNLVGEIVSRFEKKGFNLVGAKLMTVSKDLAETHYAEHKERPFFGELVDFITSGPVFAMVWEGEKVISTARTMMGATNPADAAPGTIRGDFATQVAMNVIHGSDSPESAVREIGIFFKEEELNNYDKTISKWV, encoded by the coding sequence ATGGAAAGAACATTTTTAATGGTTAAACCAGACGGAGTTCAACGTAACCTTGTGGGAGAAATTGTTTCTCGTTTTGAAAAAAAAGGTTTTAATTTAGTAGGCGCAAAATTGATGACGGTTTCAAAGGACCTTGCTGAAACACATTACGCTGAGCACAAAGAGCGTCCTTTTTTTGGTGAATTAGTAGACTTCATTACTTCTGGACCTGTTTTTGCAATGGTTTGGGAAGGTGAAAAAGTAATCTCTACAGCTCGTACAATGATGGGTGCTACAAACCCGGCAGATGCTGCACCAGGAACGATCCGTGGTGATTTTGCAACACAAGTAGCAATGAATGTTATTCACGGTTCTGACTCACCTGAGAGTGCGGTACGTGAGATTGGTATTTTCTTCAAAGAAGAAGAATTGAACAATTACGACAAAACAATTAGTAAATGGGTTTAA
- the hepT gene encoding heptaprenyl diphosphate synthase component II: MKLADIYYKLQKDINIIEKELEETVRAEHIILSEASTQLLKAGGKRIRPVFVLLAGKFGDYDIHSLKNIAVPLELIHMASLVHDDVIDDAKTRRGKKTVKAQWDNRVAMYTGDYIFAKAQEVSTFYEIPKIHQTLARAMMEMCIGEVEQIRDQYNWNQNFKNYLRRIKRKTALLIAVSCELGAIASNAPETIQKKLYYFGYYVGMSFQITDDVLDFIGTEKQLGKPAGDDLLQGNVTLPALYAMENNKEIKNLIMETLDDPYIDKLDMKKVLEAIKVSGGIEYSLQISDIYLEKALKCLEDLPNIDAKNYLYEIAKYIGRRKF; the protein is encoded by the coding sequence ATGAAATTAGCAGACATTTATTATAAATTACAGAAAGATATTAACATCATCGAAAAAGAATTAGAGGAAACGGTCCGTGCTGAACACATTATTTTGAGCGAAGCTTCCACTCAACTTCTAAAAGCTGGCGGAAAAAGAATTCGCCCTGTTTTTGTATTATTAGCAGGAAAATTTGGTGATTACGATATTCATTCATTAAAAAACATTGCGGTTCCACTCGAACTTATTCATATGGCGTCATTAGTACATGATGATGTCATTGACGACGCTAAAACTCGTAGAGGGAAGAAAACCGTTAAAGCTCAGTGGGATAATCGTGTGGCGATGTATACTGGCGACTATATATTTGCAAAAGCACAAGAAGTTTCAACTTTTTACGAAATTCCTAAAATCCACCAAACACTTGCCCGCGCCATGATGGAAATGTGTATTGGTGAAGTAGAACAAATACGAGATCAATATAATTGGAATCAAAATTTTAAAAATTATTTACGGCGTATCAAACGAAAGACTGCATTACTAATAGCTGTTAGTTGTGAACTAGGAGCAATTGCATCTAATGCCCCTGAAACGATCCAAAAAAAGCTCTATTATTTTGGATACTATGTTGGTATGAGCTTTCAAATCACCGATGATGTTCTTGATTTCATAGGAACAGAAAAACAGTTAGGGAAACCAGCAGGAGATGATTTGCTACAGGGAAATGTAACGTTGCCAGCTTTATATGCAATGGAAAATAATAAAGAAATTAAGAATTTAATTATGGAAACTCTTGATGATCCATATATTGATAAACTTGATATGAAGAAAGTTTTAGAGGCTATCAAAGTATCAGGAGGAATTGAATACTCTCTCCAAATTAGTGATATATATTTGGAAAAAGCACTTAAGTGTTTAGAGGACCTCCCTAACATCGATGCGAAAAATTATTTGTATGAAATAGCGAAATATATAGGAAGACGAAAGTTTTAA
- the aroC gene encoding chorismate synthase, whose product MRYLTAGESHGPQLTTIIEGVPAHLDLVSEDINVDLARRQGGHGRGRRMQIEKDVVDILSGVRHGKTTGAPITLVVENNDWKNWTKIMGADPLTEEEEQEMKRKVTRPRPGHADLNGAIKYGHRDMRNILERSSARETTVRVAAGAVAKKILKTFGIEVGGHVLEIGGVKADNTAYTSMADLQARSEASPVRCLDDAATQKMMTAIDDAKKDGDSIGGIVEVVVEGVPIGLGSHVQYDRKLDGNLAAAIMSINAFKGVEIGVGFEAARKPGSQVHDEILWDEDNGYTRKTNNLGGLEGGMTNGMPIVVRGVMKPIPTLYKPLQSVDIDTKEPFAASIERSDSCAVPAASVVAEAVVAWEIANALLEKFGSDRVDEIKENIERHEERARLF is encoded by the coding sequence ATGAGATACCTTACAGCAGGAGAATCGCATGGACCACAATTAACGACGATAATAGAAGGTGTACCCGCTCACCTTGATTTAGTAAGTGAAGATATCAATGTCGATTTAGCACGTAGACAAGGTGGACACGGAAGAGGCCGTCGCATGCAAATTGAAAAAGATGTCGTTGATATATTGAGTGGGGTTCGTCATGGTAAAACGACGGGAGCCCCTATTACACTCGTAGTTGAAAATAATGATTGGAAAAACTGGACCAAAATCATGGGGGCTGATCCGTTAACTGAAGAAGAAGAGCAAGAGATGAAACGGAAAGTGACACGGCCAAGGCCAGGACATGCTGATTTAAATGGTGCTATTAAATATGGACATCGCGATATGAGAAATATATTAGAACGCTCATCAGCTCGTGAAACAACGGTTCGTGTAGCAGCTGGTGCCGTAGCTAAAAAAATTCTTAAAACGTTTGGTATCGAGGTCGGTGGTCACGTCCTTGAAATTGGTGGCGTGAAAGCAGATAATACGGCTTATACATCGATGGCGGATCTACAAGCACGCTCTGAAGCATCTCCTGTACGGTGCTTAGATGATGCAGCGACGCAAAAAATGATGACTGCAATTGATGATGCTAAAAAAGATGGAGATTCTATCGGTGGAATTGTTGAAGTAGTCGTTGAAGGAGTTCCGATTGGTCTTGGAAGCCATGTTCAATATGATCGTAAGCTTGATGGGAATTTAGCTGCAGCTATTATGAGTATTAATGCTTTTAAAGGTGTAGAGATTGGAGTTGGCTTTGAAGCAGCTCGCAAACCAGGAAGTCAAGTTCATGATGAAATATTATGGGATGAAGATAATGGTTATACAAGGAAAACAAATAACCTTGGAGGATTAGAAGGTGGAATGACAAATGGAATGCCTATTGTCGTTCGTGGTGTTATGAAGCCAATCCCGACCCTATATAAACCTCTTCAAAGTGTCGATATAGATACGAAAGAGCCTTTTGCTGCAAGTATAGAACGTTCTGATAGCTGTGCCGTTCCTGCTGCATCAGTTGTTGCTGAAGCTGTTGTGGCATGGGAAATCGCTAATGCACTTCTTGAAAAGTTCGGTAGTGATCGAGTAGATGAAATTAAGGAAAATATTGAGCGTCATGAAGAGCGTGCGAGGTTGTTTTAA
- the aroH gene encoding chorismate mutase, translating into MIRGIRGATTVEVNEENVILDATEKLLEALITKNHIEPEDVAQIIVTVTHDLNATFPAKALRRFEGWKFVPIMCALEIPVPNSLPMCIRVMITAETDVPQAEVEHIYLEQAVTLRPDLQLTNKDDSR; encoded by the coding sequence ATGATTAGAGGAATTCGAGGCGCAACAACTGTCGAAGTTAATGAAGAAAACGTTATTTTGGATGCAACAGAGAAATTATTGGAAGCTCTGATTACTAAAAATCATATTGAACCAGAGGATGTTGCTCAAATTATAGTGACCGTAACTCACGATTTGAATGCCACATTCCCAGCTAAAGCATTACGTCGGTTCGAGGGTTGGAAGTTTGTTCCGATCATGTGTGCCCTAGAAATTCCAGTGCCAAACAGTTTACCAATGTGTATCCGTGTCATGATAACAGCAGAAACAGACGTACCTCAAGCTGAAGTTGAGCATATTTATTTAGAGCAAGCTGTTACACTTCGGCCTGATTTACAATTGACAAATAAAGATGACTCAAGGTAA
- a CDS encoding UbiX family flavin prenyltransferase: MREYRGIFTVGITGASGAIYGIRLVNELIRQNYKVHLVVTDAGWQVFREELELDTSNRNEVIEHLFQENDEQFSYHTLQDYTAPIASGSYQNDGMIVIPCSMGTMSGIAHGSSRNLLERTADVMLKEGRPLIIVPRETPLNQIHLENMLKISKVGGKILPAMPGFYHLPKSMDDLINFVVGKALDNLGVEHELFTRWGEQK, from the coding sequence ATGAGAGAATATCGTGGAATTTTTACTGTGGGTATAACTGGGGCAAGTGGGGCGATCTATGGTATACGTCTCGTCAATGAATTAATTAGACAAAACTATAAAGTTCATTTAGTTGTGACAGATGCAGGGTGGCAAGTCTTTCGAGAAGAATTAGAACTAGATACATCAAATAGGAATGAAGTCATTGAGCATTTGTTTCAAGAAAATGATGAACAATTTTCTTATCATACACTTCAAGACTATACAGCACCAATAGCAAGTGGTTCTTACCAAAATGACGGAATGATTGTTATTCCGTGTTCAATGGGTACGATGTCAGGGATTGCTCACGGTTCTTCCCGTAATTTGTTGGAAAGAACGGCAGACGTTATGCTGAAAGAAGGACGACCTTTAATTATTGTTCCAAGGGAAACACCATTAAATCAAATTCATCTGGAAAATATGTTGAAAATATCGAAAGTCGGTGGCAAAATATTGCCCGCTATGCCAGGTTTTTATCATTTGCCCAAGTCGATGGATGATTTAATTAATTTTGTCGTCGGTAAGGCACTAGATAATTTAGGTGTGGAGCATGAACTCTTTACCCGTTGGGGGGAACAAAAGTGA
- the trpD gene encoding anthranilate phosphoribosyltransferase, translating into MFKEILQKCIQGEQLTEKEATSAMDEIMSGAATHSQIASLLTVLRFRGETLDEMVGFAKSMKQHSISIPHNEKGVIDTCGTGGDHAKTFNISTATAIVLSSLGVTVAKHGNRSVSSKSGSADVLEQLNIQIQTSPEEAAVVLKEKKMSFLFAPLYHVAMKNVAIPRKELGFRSIFNLLGPLTNPANAEAQLIGVFDEKHGAIMAKTLRELGVKRAMLVTGAEGLDEISISTNTFVTELKEGEISQYVLTPEDVSLPRGPLTDIQVNSPKESAEIILNVFQGGNNETARNIVAFNAGAALYIANKVSSIEEGVKEVTKAIANKTVYEQFINLQEERLEIIDA; encoded by the coding sequence ATGTTTAAAGAAATCTTGCAAAAATGTATTCAAGGTGAACAATTGACAGAAAAAGAAGCAACATCTGCTATGGATGAAATCATGTCAGGTGCTGCAACACATAGTCAGATTGCTAGTTTACTAACGGTTCTCAGGTTTCGTGGAGAGACATTAGATGAAATGGTCGGGTTTGCTAAGTCAATGAAACAGCACTCCATATCAATTCCGCATAATGAAAAAGGAGTAATTGACACTTGCGGTACAGGAGGAGATCATGCGAAAACGTTTAATATTTCAACAGCTACAGCTATTGTCCTCTCTTCACTTGGAGTCACGGTTGCAAAGCACGGAAACCGCTCCGTTTCATCCAAAAGTGGTAGTGCTGATGTGTTAGAACAGTTAAATATTCAAATTCAAACGAGTCCTGAAGAAGCGGCAGTCGTTCTGAAAGAAAAGAAAATGAGTTTTTTATTTGCACCACTCTATCATGTCGCGATGAAAAATGTTGCCATCCCTAGGAAGGAATTAGGATTTCGTTCAATTTTTAACTTATTAGGTCCATTAACTAATCCTGCAAATGCAGAAGCTCAATTAATTGGTGTCTTTGATGAAAAGCACGGTGCTATTATGGCTAAAACGTTAAGAGAGCTAGGGGTAAAAAGAGCGATGCTCGTTACAGGTGCTGAAGGGTTAGATGAAATTTCGATTAGTACCAATACATTTGTAACGGAATTAAAAGAAGGAGAAATCTCGCAATATGTTCTAACACCAGAAGATGTCTCGTTACCAAGAGGACCGTTAACGGACATTCAAGTGAACTCACCTAAGGAAAGTGCTGAGATCATCTTAAATGTTTTCCAAGGTGGTAATAATGAAACGGCTCGGAATATTGTCGCTTTCAATGCAGGGGCAGCTCTTTATATAGCTAATAAAGTGTCTTCTATTGAAGAAGGTGTTAAAGAAGTAACAAAAGCAATTGCAAACAAAACAGTCTATGAACAATTTATTAACTTACAAGAAGAAAGGTTGGAAATAATCGATGCTTAA